The following nucleotide sequence is from Paenibacillus odorifer.
TGCAGTGGAGTCTCACGAGGAACAAGCACCAGTGGGCGTCCTTCCTTGAGCATAACGTCAGCAGCACGTGTCATCAGATTATCAGAGGTCCCATTCGCTACCGCGGACAATGTTCCCATAGAGCAAGGCATAATAATCATCCCTTCCACACGAAACGAACCACTTGCAATGGATGCGCCGATATCCGCAACAGGATGATAAAGCAGAGAACCGGGATAGCCTTTGAACCTTTCGTTCAAAAAGCCCTCCCGGTCTGATGCGATATAGCCAAGTTCTTCTTTAAATACGCGCCAGCCCGCATTGCTAACTACCAAATGCACGGAGTAGCCTAGTGACAGCAAGGTTTCAGTTAGACGAACACCATATATCGCACCGCTTGCTCCTGTAATTCCAACCACGATGTTTTTCGGTTTAGTAAGCGTCATTAGTAGAACTGCACCACCAAGTCAATCAAAGTGAAAGAGAACACTACGATGCTCAATACGCCGTTCATAGTGAAAAAAGCAGTCTGCAGACGGCTCAGGTCACTCGGAGATACAATGTAATGCTCATAAAAGAGAATAATATATGCGATGATCATGCCTGCTACATACCACCAGCTTAAATCCGTCATAAACAGCAACGATACGAATCCAATCGCCGTGAGAATGTGAAATACGCGGGCAATAATGAGTGCACCTTGAACCCCGAACCGAACCGGAATGGACTTCAAGCCCTCTTTTAGATCAAACTCAACATCCTGACAAGAATAAATTACATCAAAACCTGCAGTCCAAAACACAATAGTGAAGTAA
It contains:
- a CDS encoding UbiX family flavin prenyltransferase, whose protein sequence is MTLTKPKNIVVGITGASGAIYGVRLTETLLSLGYSVHLVVSNAGWRVFKEELGYIASDREGFLNERFKGYPGSLLYHPVADIGASIASGSFRVEGMIIMPCSMGTLSAVANGTSDNLMTRAADVMLKEGRPLVLVPRETPLHAIHLENMLKLSRLGVRMIPAMPAFYFGPQSMDDLINFMVGKVLDSFNIEHNLFRRWGD